The DNA sequence AGCCAAATAACTTTTAGCTTAAGATGAATCAAGACAGAACACATTATTGCAAATTTGAAGAATCTATTTAAACCTGGAATTTTTTACTTAAGTAGATCTTTATTAAAGTACAGATTTTTAGGAATTCTATAAATAGGTGTGTGTTCCTTTTTTTATACCCAGCCGGTTTTGCTTTGTAAAAACAACCTATTTGTGTAAAATAGATTGTATCAAACATTACatgtatttcttttaaaatattgttatgtatccatatttttcttttatgttagccTATTTATTTCTATACTTTATGCTTATTATGAATTGgtcatttataatttgatttttagatgAGATTgcgattgaaattttttttatcttaagttgTGGTAAAATGTTCATTAAATCTCAAAGTTAGGAATAAAATGAGAGCTAATGGTTATCTAGTGGGTCATTCAgcttaaaacaaatttatttattaaatgtataAAGGATTAACATTTAATGGAGAAACTTAGATCTTTTCACTTAaagaattagaaattaaaattttgtttttgaactaTGACATTAAATCATaaagtgtaaaaataatttgattcgGTGAAATCTAACTCTAAGGATCTTCATCATTTGATTTTCATATCATTTTATTGTGtgtttatcaaaaaatattataacttgttactttgttttaatttatctttattattgaaTGCTATGTTTAAATCATTATCATTCATTTGTTAgtttaaatagtaattttttttaataattattaaatattatacaaaTTCTCAGAGAAATAATATctcttatttactaaatattacTTGACAACTTATAGACggataaataaagaattaagaCTTTTCTCTGCACATGATCGACTATAATGAGGCAATACTATTAATCTTATATGGGGACAAAGTATAAGTAGTAAGGTCTTGTCagtttatttaattagtatatatGCAAAAGCGGTGTTATTTCTATTTTCGTAGAGAAACTTAGTAGTATATTATTCATGAGAAGATATTGTGTACATCAGAAATTAATGATCAAAGAGGAAAAGTTATTGTTCCACATTGtcataattaagattaaaactTTGACCTTAAAACAATCAATATTTGTATGACGCGAGGGGGAGGCAGCTTCTATTATcagtttatttaattaactcATAATTAAGTTTTATCCAATGTATGTCCACTTGAATTATTTGATTCTTTTGCATattcatattcattttttttttcatattcttatttaattctcttttagtccctatagtttaaaaatattattttagttcctataatttatattttaattttttttaatttttatcatcaaaatatgaataatattatcaaatacaattaagtacaaaaatattaacaaataatttataactaatttatcacaaaataatttgtaataaaaaaataattgataatttataactaatttgtagttaattatttttatatttttttaataagaattaaaagatagttaaaataaaaattataaaaattaaaaagatcacttttgaactaaaagattaaaaaaatatataaaatataaaaattaaaaatatcacttataaactatagaaaataaaaaaattaaaatataaattataacgaaaaaaaccacttttaaattggagaaattaaatatttggtgTGCTTTTAAGTGTCAAaacttgaatttatattttaacgTAATCACATCacaagataaattaaaaaaattagaagtgtCATAACTCCGAAATACAACTATCCTAGCCTAGTggcattttttattgataaaaaataatttatcgttCATGGGCATAGTTAAATCTGTCTAATAAGGTCAAGGGATGGAATTTGTCTATGCAAGCTTACTTCAATAAGAATGTTTAGCATTAATTAACAATCTACTTGGCATAAGAGTTCAACTgaccatatatattaattaaaacacTCGACTCGATATTAATGCCAGCTGATCAAAAGAAGGTAAGCAAACTGAGCAGGACTGCATCAAATTACTTAATCAATTTGATGCATTATTAAGATTCTTAAAAGTTGATAAAGAAAAACCAAGTGATTCAATCTTCAACAGATCATGGTCAAGTCAAGTGGTttgtatttaagtttttaatgtaagaacattttttcattataaaaaaaattaataagatcATTTCCACACGACCTTAAATTAGCTAGGTTGAcctcaactttttttattagagctaaagtaaatttaatattaatgtgACAGTCTTTTCCAATAAATTATGTGTATACTACAAAGGAAGCGGCACTTAACGTTACCTAATTCCGATGTGGAATGCCGATGGCCTTTCCAGTACAATTATATATGCTACACATGCTTTATTAATAATCCCCAAgtgttttcctttttaattgcgTAAAATTAGTGAAACTGAtcaaataatttcatttgaCTTTCaaggaaatatatatttaattgatgACTATCTaagagttttaaaattaattaataataattcgaTTACAGCAGTCGCCTGCCAATATATAGTATGCTTTACATTtctacattatttatttatgacgATTTGTGcaaattgaagaaatttaatataaattaataaaaatatatagtagTTAGAATTCtcttctatttaatttttaagaataagTACATGAATCTTCTTTGAATTTAGTAAATATGATAAACTCTACTTATTTCAAAACTTACACTGCACCTTCGTTTCTTATTCGttcctttgttatttttaagGATACTATGTATATAGttcatacataaaataaaaaaatacgtttactttttttataaaaaaaaactggtaTTAAAACAttagaataatatataatttttcaatatcatatatatatatatatatatatatatatatatatttgaaatcatgttgataattttttaatagtaataatactttaatataatttttaatataatatttataatttaaaatataaactgtgcataatattattatgtattttcaTTACTAAGctaaatcattatttttccctttttttcggTACAATAAAATTTAGGATAGGGGAGGAAACTACaatccaagaagaaaaaaaaccttCAGGTTCAAAAATCACTTACAAATGTGTACACTTACAGAGatagagataaaaatattaaggtCCAATGTTTGTGTTACGAATTCAGCTTTTTGGAAAATAACCAAAAAGGAAGGCGGGCGTAAGGTAATTTTGGAATTtagtaaataaagttaaaagagCTGCAGAAAAAATTGCCTAatctaatttgatttttgaGGGAAAGATTTCTGTCCGGCCCGGTCCAATGGAAACCGGATGGTATAATCAGACCGAGTTAATTATTAGATGAATTATGCATCTTCTCCAATCAAATCCAATCAATTTTAGGTAAACTTAGCGATCCAACCAATTGAATCATTGACCCACTAGTTCGATTATATCAATAATTTCATAACTTTGATTTTACATATTGTTGAGTACGGTggatctacaatttttttttcttaattatcaatttgattactaaattattttaaaagattcaattcaatttttaaatttttaaaagatttaatttttagttctcaacttttttaaaaatgtattaacTTGGTTATTTTTGTCCAAATAAAAGGTTAGAATTATGAATTTAATggtttttatttacaaataataaCAGTTTTTAACcgctacttattttttttttttataatattcactgaaatatttgaattcatttatcaatgattttatgaaatatttgaattaatcaTTACATTTATGCTTCAATGAAATGAATTTAATGTTATAATGACAATGACATCAAGAATCAATTTTCAATAATTCAATCCATTGATATTGATCAATCATATTGATCAATCTTagtaaactgtttttttttaaactagacAATGAAGAAAAgtaaagtttaattttgatataatattaatacaaaCATTTTTACCCGATCAACTAACTATAACCCTAGACAAGACttgaaataatttaatacaaaattcaACGATCTTCCCATACATAgaaattgaagatttttttaCAGTACCAAAAAACTTTTACGCTGTCAATAAATTCTAATtacattcaaaaacaaaaaggaaaagcacTAGCcacagaaaaaaacaaaaggaaaatagtaaataatttattttaacaaataagtaaataattaaattaaagatgaGTTTCTAATAATGATACTCAATTTCTCAAACAATTCTGTGCTACCAGATGAAGACATTCAACACATTTTAAAGTTGAGAAGGTAGCACAGGGCTGTGTAACTGCCTGCAGTCTTGAGAAAATAATTGCAAGAGTGATCCCTATCTGTTCCATTCATTGTCTGCTCCATATCTGGGGTTGGTACTATTCACTTGACTATATACCTCTGGCTTTATGGAGTTTCCAAAGGCATTCCAACCTAGAAGGTATGGCATGATACACTGCATAGACAAGAAGCATAAGTACAATCAAAATGAGCAAAATATTAATCATGTTGAGTGCACAGGAAAATTGGaatcactaaaaaaaaacttcgtaccccattacccagaggctcttcgctatgcgaaggtatgggggagggatgttgtacgcagccttacccttgcatatgcaaagaggctgtttccggaaaTTGGAATcactaaatgaacaaaaaatgttGTGGAGCAACCAGTTTTTAAATGCTATATCACTTTATTGAATAAACATAACCAGGAACTTTTCTTTCCAAATTACAAATTGTTTGTCTGACAGAAAACTATAAACCTTGAAGATTTCATGACAACTAATTTGGCTAGACAAGTAATTTTTTTGACTAAAAAACTGAGTTACTATTACACAGAATTTTACAGCAAGAGAAAGTTTGATCTCTTCTTCTGTGCAATGGAAAAAGACTCAGATCTATAATGTAAGCAAGTAAGGTTGTATCTACCCTTGAATTTCAGTGGGTTAAGATACAGTAcactttaaattaaatcatgCATATACACTCTCACAGCCTTATCTTGTTGCTACTATATATATTCCCATTGCATTATCAGAGAATCATGGCAATGAACATTCTACCATTAGaggagagagagacagagagcaTACATTGAAAAGTGACCTTAAAACTTCTAGGTCTGCCCTTGTAACAGGGAGAAAGATGCTTTCCTGAATTCCCTCCATGTTCGCAGGTTTTTTCAGAACGCCTTTGAAAATTCACACAACAAAGtcagaactttttttttttgacagacaaattgaatcattttattaaaaaaaccagCACTGTCACAAGTTGTGATACAAGCTGGCTGCAACAAATTACAAATGTGTAAagtgaagcaaaaaaaaaaaccaatacaaATAAGATCTAAGCTTTAATCAAAAGCAAGTAAGACTCTAAAAATTTACTCTGTTCTCCATTCTGCTAAAATGCACCAATGTAGCTCCACAAACAACATATGTGCCATATAAATTATATGGTGTAGCTACTatgcaaagaaacaaaaatggcataacTCTGCATGATACCGTCATCAATTATTTGCATCATACTGCacctttttcttatcttataaaaaaaatgttagtctGTTTATGTGGCATTTCAAAATATACGGACGGAATACATTCCCCACCACCATTTATCTGTCTCCAAAACCACCTGCGCCCCGTCTGTTTGATGAAAAACCTCCAAACCTTACAATAACACACCAATTCCAAACTGCTGTGAACTTTCCAGAAACACACCTTAAAGAAGATTTCATCATCGGACTTTTTCCTAAtaataacaagataaaagaACAAACTTCACCCTCCACACACTGAACACTCCAATACCAAAAAATACGATACCTCCTTCACCATTTCTTTTACTCCCCATCTCACCAATTACTTTTTCTGCGGTCTCTTAACTCTGAATCCCTACATCCACCCCGAAAGAGGATATGTCAGGCTCCCCCTTAAATTGTTGCACTGCCATGAAAAAACCTTCACTGCCTCCACCAGCTTTAATGTTTAtagcatttaatatttttcctttatattgCAGGTATTGGCATAAAAATGGGTAAGCTAAACCTTGAAGTGAGTCATATCACTGTTAAAATATTGCATCACTAAGCAATCTATTTGCAGTTTACACCAAATACTGATTTGTGAACTGAATCAAACCGGAAGTACAGAGTATCCTAACAACTTCAAGATGGCAGGAAAGTAAAATCAGAATGATACCAATAACAGAAACAAAAGTTTAAGAATAAAGAGAATTACTTAAGCTAAATAAGTGGCCAGTAGCATCCAGAAGTGGCTCCACCTTCAAAACTTTTCTAACTTCAATTTCGTTAGTCAtaggatgaaaaaataaatcattcataaaatCTACTATGACTACTTGATAATGTCTGCTCAAAGGCTCATTCAAAAAATACAACATCAAAAACCTTATCCTACTATGTGAGGTCACCTACATGTCTAACCCAAGGctcattcaaaaacaaagattaaatttccttaattttgtacataaacaaaatcataaacaCATAGACCTGCACATAGACCTGTACATAAATTAAGTGGCCAGTAGCATCCAGAAGTGGCTCCACCTTCAAAACTTTTCTAACTTCAATTTCGTTGCTTCATAAAAGGACAATttccaaaatgatttaaaaggataaaataatacCGCCATTACTTATGGCATAACATACACACATCCCAAAAAAACTCAACAAGTACAGTGGATACTGATTTAGTTAATTCACATGAATCAACATATATGGTCATATCACatgtttaatttgtttcatggtttgAAGACACCATCAGATACCCTTCTCACGAGAAAAGAAAATCCAATTTGTATCGCAAGATAAAGCAAGCAATAATCATAAATTTGTCAATATGCTGATATGTTGGATTGTTCATTAACAATTACTAGAAGATACATCACAGAAACTACCTTTTCGACTTAACAGTCTCATGAGAAAATTCCCAAGAATCCCTTGCACCAAGGATAATTAGAGTTCCCATTTCACTCACTGATAGTGAGAATATCTGCATTCAAGCAAAGTGGGCAATTACCTCACGTTTTAAACTATAAGACTATGTTCAACAGAATCATAAATTCCAACAAAAtcacatttgtttttctttttggttcaaGGTAGGCCCATCACTGATGGGCCTTGGGGGAAGCCCACAAGAGGTCTCATGAGGAGAAGGGGAGAGAGAATTGCAAGGTTTGAAATTGAACCTGAACAGTCCTTGCATATCTCATAGCTGATAGCTATACCCACTACACTGCCTCAAAGGAACAACGGAAtcatatctttatttttctcaaagaagGGCAAAAAATCATCCAGTTGAGTTGGCAATGAGCACATACAGAAGAATGAATGCAATAGACAATGATATTCTGATGAATTGCTACTTGTTAGTCAttggatgaaaaaataaatcattcataaaatGTACTATGACTACTTGATAATGTCTGCTCTAAGGCTCATTCAAAAACTACAACATCAAAAACCTTATCCTACTAGGTGAAGTCGCCTACATGTCTAACCCAAGGctcattcaaaaacaaagattaaatttccttaattttgtacataaacaaaatcataaacaCAGAGACCtgcacaaataaaatattagttttacaGAATGACCTTGTCTTGAACTCCTTCAAATTAAAGTCACGCCTATTCTAAATTAAGTCTAACCAATGTGTGGGTTTCTCTCAAaatgttcattttttgtttcaCACCACCACTAATTTCTTACATACTAAAAATTTTCAATCACGCCTATTTCTtacattttttgttcattttatatatacatcATCACCGCACCCACACCAGGACTCCTCGAACCATTTTCAACAGCAGCCTTTATCACGACTTTAGAACCTCCTATCACAATTTCAATCCTGACCAAACTCTATCACATCCGTGGAGGTACTGTTGAAATCATCCCCCCGAATCACACCTCCAATTTCATctctcataagttaaaattagcttatatataagttaaaaatgAGCTTTTAGAGAAGCTAGTATGGGAGaagttaatttcattttttactagTTAGTTTCTTCTCTCGTAAGTGCTTGTgagaaatttattcaaacaGGACCTAAAGTATAGACTCCATAGAGGAAGCACAAGTTAAGTTAATCATATATGAGCTCATCAGCACCAACTGAGGGAGCAAACTGGAGCACAACATAACCTTCCTTGGACACTTTGAACGCCCCAGACTACAAAACAAACACCAGAACCTTCCATAACCAAACATTAAATCTACAATTCCAACAcacaaaacagaaaagaaaaattagaaattcatAGCAAACACTTTTCGATTCAAGTTCTGGACTTTATAATACCGCTAAATGCataataaactcatttttttctagCAATGATGACATAGCCATGACCTGGTGATTTTTTCTaacaaaactcatttttttgttGTGGTATTTTGAGAGGAATTAAACCAATTCAAAGTAAAAACGCAAGCTCCTTGAAAGTAGTCACAGAAGCTCCACCTACAAACATGGTGTTACCCAGCGGCAAAGAACGATGACGATTTTTTTATGTGTAATTTCTCTCTTCACTCTTGGTGTTTTTGTTGGGTTGTTTTGTTCTTCATCGGAGGCGTCGTTGTCGGTGATTATGATCCAAAAGAGCTTCCTTTGGTTTTTGATCTTAGTTTTGCATAGTGGGTTATCGTCAAAATGGAAACTTGGGATTGTGAGGTTGCTCGATCCATTGAAGATTAAGGGTTTGAGCAAGGGAATGGAATAAGAAGTGTGGAGGAAGAACGGAATTGGGACTTGGGAGCGGAGGGAGGGAGAACGTTCACGGAAGCCGCAGTGTAAGGGTAAGattggaaagagagaaaaagtatTCAATACTTTATAGTTAAATAGTTGACTCgtgtcattttaatttcttaataatcAATACCCTAAGCAAAACCCttattttaatctataattaattaatgctaCTTTAAATTGTGAACTTTCTCTCTTCTATAAAGATAAagattgaaaaagatgaatatagAAAGTTCACTTTAATGTTAAAGATAAATTTTGATGCTAAAACTTAAatagcttaaatatatttaaagtttgtgataaatgattaaaattttatataaatttctaataaattttttcattagtATAAGTCTTtcatgcatgaaaatttttattttaagtttttgttattaattaagtgataacatattattttataaattaatttttttaatatttttagtgattCTAATAGATGTCATGTCAttacttaattaataatataaatttaaaataaaaaatttaaatattaaaaattcaaaaaaatattaaaaatctataataaaatttgattatttattaaaaattcaaaaaaatattaaaaatctataataaaatttgattatttattaaaaatctaaaatatatttacatctacttaaattaactaatttttaattcactGTGTCTTATTATGGATGGGGAAGAAAGAAGTATATATAAGGTCCATGAAGATACGATGGCTGCAGCTACGAACATGACTATTAGTATAGTATACGccattttctttctcatttaattaatttgttggttCACACGTGGTGCCGCTGGCATATTTTCCACACGCTATTTTTGGTTCCGACCAGCACGGAACACTACTTCtgatatgatatgatgcatGCGACACTCCATTATGCTCGTTCGTTCGTTTCGTCCGAGTTTACGGACATTATTTTTTCActattcatttttcatttaatggGACGTAAATAAATGCTACTAATCtgggattattattattattattttgaattctaCCTTAAAAGTGACAACAACACTCTAGTCcattctttattaataatttttagttggaGTACAAAGCCAATGTAACTACCTtcattcctcctcctcctcttcttcttcttctcatttgcTTGCATAGCAAAACAAACCATGTCCACCGTTGCATTAGAGACTCTCTTCCCTCTTTGCCGTAGAAAACCTTCATTTCACCGCCATAAACCAATCCCTCTCAGACCCTTCTTTGTGACTTGCTCTTCCAACCTCAATGATGATGCATCCTTCATCTTCCACCAACAACCTCGCAAAACTCTCTCTCCCGTGCATGCAGTTTCCCACACAGACACATCTGTCCTCCACTCCCTTCAATGCCCTCACACCATCACCAACACTTTCCTAATCAACACAACCGAAACGGTCTCAAATTTCCCTTCTCATTGTATATATAGCAGATATATCATTATCACCTTGTTATGGGAATACCCAATAGggaaaagttttgttttttctattttcaggaATATGCTTGGATAAAAAATGTTGTTGGGTGTCCTagtcctagtttttttttttttttttgagaaagaaaaaagttaaaactttTGAATCAGCTAGATCCATTTTGTTATTGAATTTAGGTTAAAAGGAACCACCATGCATCAAAAGACAAAAAGGGTGTCCtgattttacttttgttttgttatgtCTTTACGTAACTAACATGTTTTGGTGTTTGGCATTGATGGGGTTAATGTTTGGGATGGAACATTTTAGGTGGAGGGAAAGATTTTTGTGAGATTAGATCACGGAAAGGGTTTGAGGGATCGGGAGCTTACGGTGGGTTGCAATCTTCCCGGAAAATGGATTCTTCATTGGGGAGTTACctatgttgatgatgttggaagGTACATCATGTTAAACAACAAGCTTGAATTCTCTTTGATTCTGGTTTTGAGATGCcaagttattatgttttttatattattgaagtGTCGACGgatcttaataataataatccaattaagttttatatataatgatgATGTAAGCTTGATTCTTTAGGGAATGGGATCAACCTCCTCGTGATATGATACCCCCCGGATCTATTCTTATAAAGGTAGACAATGACTTTGTGACTATTCATGATCACATGTGGCACATGTTCATATTGCCATGCAGAAAGTTTTGAGTTGGAAGTGAATAACATTTCAGGACTATGCAATAGAGACCCCTTTGAAGGAGTCATCCTTATCCGCCGAAGGAGATACGCTTCACGAAATCAGGATTGATCTTAAAGCCAACAATGGAATTGCAGCGATTAATTTTGTTCTCAAGGTTTATTTTCTAACAATTTAGCAGTTGAGAGTGCATAAAAAGAAGGCATTGATTGTGAGAACGTTTTGACTGAACATTTTTCTCTGCTTCCTAATTCGGGTGGCCCCGTTGTTGATTCAGGATGAGGAAACCGAAGCTtggtacaaaaacaaaagaagagaTTTCAAGGTTTCTTTGGTCAACAACCTTAAGGAGGATAATAGCATAATTGGACCTAAATGGGGCTTTGATTTATGGCCAGGTTTTACAAATCATTACTCAGTGGTTTATTTGCTTCTGTAAAGAAGTCTATCTTGTTTATCTTTTCAATTCTTTAGGAGTGTCAAATAAACCATAACCTTGTGATATACACAGTCCAAGATTTGTGatactatttttttcaatcatagGGAATTTGGGACAGATATCTAAAATGTTCCTCCAGTCAGAAGAAGCTGACCAAGATGACAGCAGTGAATCTAGAGTTCCAGAGCAAGACAATAATCAACCAGAAAGTTTTTGTGAAGAAGTGCCTATAACAAAGAAGGTTTTAGTCCAAAACTCTATCAGTGTCTCCACCACAAAATGCCATGAGTCTGGGGCAGTTAAGGAACTTTTACTTTTGGAAACTGATCTACCTGGAGATGTTGTCCTTCACTGGGGAGTTTGTAGGGATGATTCGAGAAAGTGGGAAGTTCCACCTCGTCCTCAT is a window from the Glycine max cultivar Williams 82 chromosome 2, Glycine_max_v4.0, whole genome shotgun sequence genome containing:
- the LOC106795219 gene encoding single-stranded DNA-binding protein WHY1, chloroplastic isoform X2 gives rise to the protein MGTLIILGARDSWEFSHETVKSKRKVLKVEPLLDATGHLFSLSVLKKPANMEGIQESIFLPVTRADLEVLRSLFNCIMPYLLGWNAFGNSIKPEVYSQVNSTNPRYGADNEWNR
- the LOC106795219 gene encoding single-stranded DNA-binding protein WHY1, chloroplastic isoform X1, with the protein product MQIFSLSVSEMGTLIILGARDSWEFSHETVKSKRKVLKVEPLLDATGHLFSLSVLKKPANMEGIQESIFLPVTRADLEVLRSLFNCIMPYLLGWNAFGNSIKPEVYSQVNSTNPRYGADNEWNR